Within Melospiza georgiana isolate bMelGeo1 chromosome 33, bMelGeo1.pri, whole genome shotgun sequence, the genomic segment GGATTCCAGAGATGGGGATCTTAGGGATGGGGATCCCATGGAATTTGGGATCTCGGGATCACCTGCAGGTAGGTCTTGTACTCGATGGGTTTCTCGGTGCCGCGGTGCAGCAGCCCCACGTGGGGATCCCACAGGAAGGGGGGTCTCGGGGAAATGGGATGTCAGGGATCTCGAGGACGGGAATCCCATGGAATCCAGGATGCCAGGCTCACCTGCAGGTAGGTCTTGTACTCGATGAGTTTCTCGGTGCCGCGGTGCAGCAGCCCCACGTGCGGGTCGCACCGTTTCACCGTCTCGCCGCTCAGCTCCATCACCAGCCTCAGCACCCCGTGCGCCGCCGGGTGCTGCGGCCCGAAGTTGATGGTCAGGCTGGAAACCTTCTTGTGGGCCACCGGGTCCTtgtctggggacaggggacagtgcCGGGCTCAGGGACACAGGGGGGGACACGGAGAGGGgtcagggacatggggacagaccCCTCAGGAAGGGCACAGAACCCTCTAAAtgttggggacagggagggagcagcacctgcTGAGGGCTTGTGGGGATCCTGAGTGCCCCCAAAGTGCCCTGAGTGACCCCAAAACTGATCTGAGTGACCCTACAACTGATCTGACGATTTTAAAACTGATCTGGATGACCCCGAACTGCCCCCAAGTGACCTCCAAACTACCCTCAGAGCACTCCTAGAACCCCCCAAAGCCCCTGAGACCGCTCCTGTGCCCCCACAAAGCCCTCAGAGCCCCCCTAGAACCTCCCAAAGCCCTAGAGACCCCTCCTGGACCTCCCAAAACGCCTCAAGGCACATCAAGAGCCCCCCCAAAGTCCCTGAGACCGCTCCTGTGCCCCCCTAAAGCTCTCAGGACACCCCCAAAGCACCCGACACCCTCCCAAAAGCCTCgtcctccctgctcagggccccCCAAAGCCCTCAGcgccccccagagccccctccccaccttCTCCCAgagtgtccccgctgtcccctcacCGTTCCAGGGTGGCGGCACCCACTTCTCGGTGGCCTTGCTGGGGTACATGATGGCCCCCGCGTATTGCTGCGCCCACTCCATGTCGGGCTGCCATTGGCGGCACCTGCGGGGCCGGGCGGTGAGCGGGAACAGCCCCAGAGCCTCCCCATAGCCCTCCCCGCtttgtccccgtgtcccccgcGGGCTcaccgggccggggccgggcccaGCCGAGCCCCTGCCGCGCTCAGCCCCGAGGGGCCGCGGAGCCGCCACAGCGCCCGCAGCGCCGCCATCGTGCCCTTGGCAATGCGCATGCGCGGGGGCGGCCatggaggggaagggcagaCGCTGTGGGCGCCGCCATGTTGGGTACGGGCAGATCGTACGGTCTTTTATGCGCATGCGCAATACGACTTGATGCTGGCGGGCAGATTGCCGCCATGTTGGTGTGGGCAGCGGCGCCGCCATTGTGACCTTGGCGCTGTGCAAGGGCGGAGGGCGCAGTGGGCAGGAAGGACAGACGCAATGAGCGGCTCTTTGTTGGTTGTGGGTAGATGTGACGCCATTGTGTGCTTGGAAgtggctgggaaggagaaaggcGGCTGTGAGCGCCGCCATGACGGGTGTGGGCAGGCGCGTTGCGCATGCGCATAGACCCACGGCTGGAAATGCGCCATTGTGGGTCTGGGCAAGGTCGCCGCTATGTTTGGTGAGGGAAAGTGAAGCTGAGGGAGGTGCCATCTTTGTTACGGgcacagggacggggacaggtGAGAcaaggctggggacagggatgaggacAGGACGGCTGCGGCCGGACGTGGCCGCTGTTTCCTCCCGTGGTGACACAGCGATGTCGGCTGGCGGTGACCGCcatctccctgtcccctccttgtccctgcccaACACGTCCTGGTCCCCTCCCcgagctggcactgcccaggagGTGACACCGCGCTGTCCCCGAGGGTGATGGGACACGCTCCCCGCACCCAGggtgccaccagcaccccctgccccccaAAAACGTCCCCAGCTTGGCGCAGGATGGGATTTATTGGGGTCTCTTGTCTGTGGGGACGGGGGGACgcggggctgaggggacacacgtgactggggaggggacattggggtcgCACAGCCCcccctggggacaaggacacGTGGCCAGGGGTGACACACGTGGCCCGGACACGCCCCGCCAATCTTGCACCCAATCACAGAGCGTACTCTTCATGACGTCACATTAAAAGGGCTGAGAAGGGGCGGGGCCAGCCGCCGTTGCCACGGCGACGGCGACCTCCATAACCACGCCCCCTCAAGGCGGGGCTTGATCAGACCACGCCCCCTCCGCCTCCGGGGGCTCTCTCGGGTCGTTGTGGGTTCCGCGCCCCGTCCTGAGGTCACCGAGCGCCGCCGGGGCCCCCTCGGGACCTCTCCCGGTTCtccccggccgcccccgccctCCCGGTGCGCCCGGAGCGTGACCCCACCGCGGCCCCGCCCTGTGACGTCATCACGCCGCGCCCTCCGCtccaagatggcggcggccgGGCGGGGCTGAGCGGGCCCGGGCAGGTACCGGGACCGGAGCGGGACCGGGCGCAGGGGGGTGACCCGCGGGGGCTGCCCGGGGGGCGGGAGCGCCGAACCGGGCCCGGCAGTACCGGGGCGGGCACAGGCGGTACCGGAGCCgtggtggggggggggggggcagaaCCGGGGCTGGAGCGGGTaccggggccgggcggggcagGACCGGCCTCAGGTCTGTACCGGGATCAggagcggcggggcggcaccggggTCAGGCCGTACCGGGACCGGCGGTACTCGTTGGGGGAAGCAGCACCGGGACCGGATTGGGCCGAACCGGTACCGGGACCGAGCGGGGACTGAACCGGGCCCTTCCCGGTACCGGAGAGCGGCACGGCGGGGTCCGAGCCCCTCCCGGTGCTACACGGGCGCTGCGCCGGATCCGCCTATTTCCCGGTACCGGCGAGCACCCAGCGACCCCCTCTCCTTTCCCGGTACCGGAGCGGCCCCGTTCCATCTACCGGAGCCTCTCCAATCCGCGTCCCTTCTTTCCCACAGCCCCGGTGTCCCCGCCATGCTGCCCCGGGCCGCTTGGGCGGCTCTCCGGTAACACCGGGCGGCTCTCCGGTAACACCGGGCGGCTCTCCGGTAACACCGGGCGGCTCTCCGGTAACACCGGGAAGCTCTCCGGTAACACCGGGCGGCTCCCGGTAACACCGGGCGGCCCCGCGATGCTGCGGCGGCTGCTGGAGCGGCCGTGCTCGCTGGCGCTGCTGGTCGGGTGCCAGTTCGCTTTCGTGGCGTATTTCTCGCTCGGCGGCTTCCGCAACCTCACGGCGCTGTTCGGTCGCTCCGCCGGTCCCGCCGTGGATTATTCGCGGACCCACGACGTGTACGCCAACCTGAGCCGCGTCGGCGGCGGCACCGGCAACGGGAATGGCCCCGCAGCGACGCCCGACCCTGCAAGGCCGCTGCCGTTCTGCCCCCAGAGATCGCCGTTCCTCGGTGAGAACGGGGGAACCGGGAGGGGAAACGGGACGGGAACGGAGAGCCCTGAAGGGGAACCGGGAGGAAAACGGGAGCACCGAGGGGAACGAGGGAACCGGGAGGGGAACGGGAGCACCGGGATGGGAATGGAGACCCCTGAAGGGGGACGGGAAGGAACCGGACGGGGAAAGAACCGGAGACCCCCGGGGCGGAGGAAGGACCGAGGAGAGACcggggctgctccttccccgGCACAGAACCGGTTTTAGCCCATCCTCGGTCAATAACCGGGATCAGCAGCCCCTCTCCCGGTACAGAGCCCGTTCCCGGCAGGACCCGAGCCTGTCCCGGGCGGCAGAACCGGTCGGACCGGGTCCCTTTGCCCCGTCCTGCCCCGGGAAGGAGCCGCCCCCTCCCGGGAAGGGAAATGTGGGGGGAGCTGGTCCGGTTTGGGGTGGGGGCAAAGCCCGGGACCCCCGGGAGGGGAACAAACCCGGCCcggtttgggatttggggacacaAACTGCTGGGcaccccccagtgcccccctcagtgtcccccaaTGCCCCCCTCAATGCCCCTCTCAATGCCCCCCAATGCCCCCTCCTCACCGCCCCCTGCCCACAGTGggccccctgcccctctcaatGCCCCTCTCAATGCCCCCCAATGCCCCTCTCAGCCCCCCCAATGCCCCCTCCTCACCGCCCCCTGCCCACAGTGggccccctgcccctctcaatGCCCCTCTCAGCCCCCCAATGCCCCTCTCAGCCCCCCCAATGCCCCCTCCTCACCGCCCCCTGCCCACACTGggccccctgcccctctcaatGCCCCCTCTCAGTgccccccaatgtcccctgcCCACAGTGggccccctgcccctctcaatGCCCCTCTCAGCCCCCCAAATGCCCCCCAATGCCCCTCTCAGTGCCCCCCAATGCCCCCTGCCCACAGTGGGCCCCCTGGCCGTGTCCTTCTCGCGGGCGCCGTCGCTGGAGCAGATCCGGGCCCTGAACCCGGGggtgcggcggggcgggcgctaCCGGCCCCCCCAGTGCGAGTCCCGCTCCAGGACCGCCGTCATCGTCCCCCACCGCAACCGCgagggccacctgggccacctgcTCTACTACCTGCACCCCTTCCTGCAGCGCCAGCAGCTGCACTACGGCATCTACGTCGTGCACCAGGTGCCAGGGCGGGGTGCCAGGGGGGGCTGGGGCATCCCCAAGGCGGTTTAAGGTGTTTTTGGGGGTGTCCAGGGGGATTTGAGGTGGTTTGGGGAGTCCCCAGGGGGGTTTGGAGAGTCCTCACAGTGGTTTGAGTCAGTTTGGGGGGGTCCCCAGGGAGGTTTGAGGGGTCCCCAGTGTGGTTTGGGGGGTCCCCAGGGTGGTTTGGGGGGTccccagaggggtttgggggtgcccaggggggtttggggCATCCCCAAGGCGGTTTAAGGTGGTTTttgggggtgcccagggtggttCAGGGGGTCCCCAGGGTGGTTTGAGTCAGTTTGGGGGGGTCCCCAGGGTGGTTTGAGGGGTCCCCAGGGTGGTTTGGGGCGTCCCCAGGGGGATTTGAGGTGGTTTGAGGGATcccaggggggtttgggggggtccTCAGGGTGGTTTGAGTCAGTTTGGAGGATCCCCAGGGTGGTTTGAGGTGGTTTGTGGGGTTCCCAGAGTGGCCTTGAAGGGGTTTGTGGGATCCCCAAGGTGGTTTGAGGTGGTTTGGGGGTCCCCAGGGTGGTTTAGGGGGTGTCCAGGGAAGGTTTGAGGTAGTTTAAGGGGTGCCCAGGGGGGGTTTAGGGTGATTTAGTGAGTCCCCGGTGTGATTTGGGGGGTCCCCAGGGTGGTTTGAGGGGTCCCCAGGGTCGTATGGGGTGGTTTGGGGGATCTCCAGGGAAGGTTTGAGTCAGTTTGGGGGGTCCCCAGGGTGgtttgggatggttttggggGGTTCTCAGGGGGGGTTTGGAGGTACCATGGGGTATTTGAGGTGGTTTggggggtgcccagggtggttCAGGTAACCCCAGAAcattttggggtgtccccaggtCGGGAACTGCACATTTAACTGGGCCAAGCTGCTGAATGTGTGGGTGAAGAGATGTTTTAGTGTGGGTGGTTTAGAGTTCTAGGGGATGGTTTAGAGTTTTCCCAGGATATTTTGGGGTGACCCCcgtggattttggggtgtccccaggccGGGAACTGCACGTTTAACCGGGCCAAGCTGCTGAACGTGGGCGTGAAGGAGGCTCTGAAGGACGAGGACTGGGACTGCCTGTTCCTGCACGACGTGGACCTGATCCCCGAGAACGACCACAACCTGTACACGTGCGACCCCTGGAACCCCAAACACGCCTCCGTGGCCATGAACAAATTCGGGTACAGGTGAGGGACAgcttggggacaccctggggacaccctggggacacactggggacaccttgaGGCACCTTAGGGATGCCCTGGGGACATCTTGGGGCACCTTGAggcaccttggggacaccttgagGCACCTTGGggatgccctggggacaccttgagGCACTTTGGGGACATCTTGGGGCACCTTGAGGCACCTTGGGGGCACCTTGGGGACACGATGGGGATGCAGAGGGTGTGGCATCATCCTGGAGGGGACATGAGGGATGTTCTGTCACCTTGCAGGGGGACACAAGGGATGTGGCATTGCCCTgggggggacacagagggatgtgACATTGCCCTGTGGGGGACACAAGGGGTGTGGCATTGCCATGGGGGGGACATGAGGGGTGTGGCATTGCCATGGGGTCTGTGACATTGCTCTGGGGGGGACACAGAGGGTGTGGCATTGTCCTGGAGGGGACATGAAGGGTGTTCTGTCACCTTGGGGGGGACACAAGGGATGTGGCATTGCCCTGGGGGGGACACAAAGGGTGTGGCATTGCCATGGGGGGTTGTGTGACAGTGCCCTGGGGGGGACACCAAGGGTCTCCTGTCACCCTGGGGGGGACACAGAGGGTGTGGCATTGCCCTGGAGGGGACATGAGGGGTGTGGCATTGCCACGGGGAGTGTGACATTGTTCTGAGGGGGACACAGAGGGTGTGGCATTGCCCCGGTGGGGGACGCAGAGGGTGTGGCATTGCCATGGGGGCTGTGACATTGTGctggggggacacagagggTGTGGCATTGCTTTGGGGGTGTCCCAGAGGCGTGACagtgtcccccgtgtccccagcctgccGTACCCGCAGTATTTCGGGGGGGTCTCGGCGCTGACCCCAGACCAGTACATGAAGATCAACGGGTTCCCCAACGAGtactggggctgggggggcgaGGACGATGACATCGCCACCAGgtagggctggggacagcctggggacagcttggggacagcctggggacactgcatGGCACGGGCGTGTGGCGCTTGGGAGGTGGCATCGTGTGCCCACGGGGGGTGTTCTGTCACCttggggggacacagggggtgTGACAGTGCCATGtggggtggtggcactgccctgggaggggacatGAGGACACCTGGGGGTGTCCTGTCACCCTGcgagggaggggacacagggatgtcCCCATGCCCTGTTCCTCCTGGGTGACATAGTGACCCCCTAGCCTcactgtccccctgtccccatgtccatGTCCCCTACAATGATGTCACTGTTTGGGGACTGTCCCTATGTTTGTGTCCCCTGCAATGATGTCACCGTGTggtggctgtccctgtccccgcgCCGGGTGACACCGTGACCCTCCCTTGTCGCTGTCCCCATCCTTGGGGACACGGGGGCTGTCCCAGCGCTCTGGCCCCACCCCGGGGCTGTCGCTGTCGCTGTCCCCGCCCCGGTGCCATTGTCGCCGCTGTCCCCTAGGGTGCGCCTGGCCGGGATGAAGATCTCCCGCCCTCCCGTCTCCATCGGCCACTACAAAATGGTCAAACACAAGAGCGACAAAGGCAACGAGGAGAACCCGCACAGGTgcgggggacacggggacacgggggacaatGTCGGGCATGTCCCTGCACAGGTGTGGGGGACACGgagacacggggacacgggggacaatGTCGGGCATGTCCCTGCACAGGTGCGGGGGACATCAGTGACAATGTTGGGCGTGTCCCTGCACAGGTGGGGGGGACACAAGGGACACGGGTGACAATGTCAGGCGTGTCCCCAGGTTCGACCTGCTGGTGCAGGTGCGGGGTGGCCCcgaggggacacagggcacacaggtgaCATCTTGGGCGTGTCCCCAGATTCCACCTGCTGGTGCGGGTGCAGGGGCctccaggaggggacagaggggacacgggtGACATGTTGGGcgtgtccccaggtgctggTGCAGGTGCtagggggcacaggggacacaggtgaCATGTGGGtctgtgtccccaggttccacCTGGTGGTGCAGGTGCAGGGGTGGCcctgaggggacagaggggacatcAGTGACATGTCAGGCGTGTCCCCAGGTTCAGCCTGCTAGTGCAGGTGTAGGGTGACCCcaaggggacagaggggacatcGGTGACAATGTCAGGCATGGCCCCAGGTTCGACCTGCTGGTGCAGGTGTAGAGGGcaccaggaggggacacaggtgaCATCTCTGGCGTGTCCCCAGGTTCGACCTGCTGGTGCAGGTGTAGGGTGACCCCAAGGGGACACAGGTGACATCAGTGCCACCTCTGGCGTGTCCCCAGGTAGGGTGACCCCAAGGGGACACAGGTGACatcagtgccatctctggcgTGTCCCCAGGTTTGACCTGCTGGTGCAGGTGCAGGGTGACCCCAAGGGGACACAGGTGACATCTCTGGCGTGTCCCCAGGTAGGGTGACCccaaggggacacaggggacatcAGTGCCACCCCTGTCGTGTCCCCAGGTTCGACCTGCTGGTGCGGGTGTAGGGTGACCCCAAGGGGACCCAGGTGACCTCAGTGGCACCCCTGTCGTGTCCCCAGGTTCGACCTGCTGGTGCGCACGCAGCGCACGTGGACGCAGGACGGGATGAACTCGCTCAGTTACGCGCTGCTGGCGCGGGAGCTGCTCCCGCTCTACACCAACCTCACGGCCGACATCGGCTGCGACCCCCGCGCCCGTGCCCGCCCCGGTGgtgcccccggtgccccccccggtgcccccggtgCCAGCCGCTTCCGGCAGGAGATGCTGCGCAAGGCGCCCCGCGAGGACCTGCCCGCGCTGCCAccgctgtcactgtcactgtcactgtcaccgcCCCGCCGCGGCCACAACAACGGCAGCGCGGCCGCGCCCCGCCGGGAGGGGACAGCGACGGTGACAGCGACAGCGAGGGGGGGCAATCAGAGCGTGGCATCAGCCCTGCCTTGAGACCCCCCCCTGAATGGACACCACAGGGGACACcccctgggacaccccctgaGGGGACGGGGGCACCCTAGGGGGGACAGGACACTCCAGAGGGGACAAGGACGCctcagtggggacagggacacccccgGGGGCAGGGGGGGCACATGGGGCTCTCTACCTTCCCCCCTGGTGGGGTTTTGAGGTCCCCAGATcggttttggggtccctggatTGTTTTTGGGGACCCTGGCTGGGTTTTGGTGTCCCCGGATTGGTTTTGGGTTCCCTGATGGGGTTCTGAGATCCCCAGATCGTTTTTGGGATCCCTGGCTGGGTTTTGAGGTCCCCAGAttggttttggggtccctgatgGGGTTCTGGGGTCCCTGGCAGGGTTTTGGTGTCCCCGGATTGGTTTTAGGGTCCCTGGATCGGTTTTGGGGTCCCCGGatgggttttggggtccccgGGTTTGGG encodes:
- the B4GALT3 gene encoding beta-1,4-galactosyltransferase 3, with translation MLRRLLERPCSLALLVGCQFAFVAYFSLGGFRNLTALFGRSAGPAVDYSRTHDVYANLSRVGGGTGNGNGPAATPDPARPLPFCPQRSPFLVGPLAVSFSRAPSLEQIRALNPGVRRGGRYRPPQCESRSRTAVIVPHRNREGHLGHLLYYLHPFLQRQQLHYGIYVVHQAGNCTFNRAKLLNVGVKEALKDEDWDCLFLHDVDLIPENDHNLYTCDPWNPKHASVAMNKFGYSLPYPQYFGGVSALTPDQYMKINGFPNEYWGWGGEDDDIATRVRLAGMKISRPPVSIGHYKMVKHKSDKGNEENPHRFDLLVRTQRTWTQDGMNSLSYALLARELLPLYTNLTADIGCDPRARARPGGAPGAPPGAPGASRFRQEMLRKAPREDLPALPPLSLSLSLSPPRRGHNNGSAAAPRREGTATVTATARGGNQSVASALP